From Flavobacterium alkalisoli, the proteins below share one genomic window:
- a CDS encoding SusC/RagA family TonB-linked outer membrane protein translates to MNSKNTKAGLYQVRANKLLMLTIFMLLFSVGMYAQGKKLISGTVNDKTGMGLPGVSIIEVGTANSVATDVDGKFVIEAAVGSTLEISFVGYDTQTIVVEQNTSTLNVTLEEGALLLDAVEVVSVGYGTMRKSDLTGAISTLSGDDLLKGNITSTSRVLQGKVAGLAVVQDTGDPSAGSSIRLRGGTSLTASNSPLIVVDGVAGVDIDIVQPNDIKSVDVLKDASATAIYGSRGANGVIIITTKSGRKGASIVYNGFTGIGKAANNLDLLSADQWRGYVRDNNLADAVDYGGDTNWQKEIQQTAVSQNHNLSISSGTETSGLKASIQYFDNEGVIKKSGLERLSGNINAYQYAFNKKLKFDIGLMANIDKWNPVDYRVFERSFNLNPTIPVYDENGDFTSVGGTLYENPVEILTNRTADSRRHRLLGYFKTEVDIFKDFKAVVNTSLEHNALQADQYKPSYAVLEGRTENGYGQKTYAEYTTAQIETYLNYSKLFDKHSVNVMAGYSYLENVYQGFGAQRSGFETDLFGYNNLGAGYSYRLGDVYSYKGKSNLVSFFGRANYSYDGKYMATATIRRDGSSRFGANNKWGVFPSASVAWRISDENFMNWSDNWLGNLKLRVGYGVTGNQDGIGEYKSLSILGVGQDSYYNPATGTWSLAYSPTQNPNPDLKWEQTGQLNIGLDFTLFNILSGSFEYYSKQTKDLLYTYQVPQPPYLVGTMLANVGELSNKGVELTLNADVINKDKFTWSVNGTFAHNKQVIEKLSNQTYETDIIYSGSLHGLSGMSNQYSQIIAEGYPVGTFWGKEFLGFDEDGQFILSEEEKAIGDVQPDFIMGLGMNFTYDKFDLGISGYGMFGQDVLNATAMMLNDPNRLPAYNVPDSYVGSGINSAPTYSSYWIEKASFFRLQNVTLGYTIPFENIGSKLRVYIMGENLAVFTNYDGTDPEVNLTGLANPGIDRFNNYPRPRTFSIGLNFTLAE, encoded by the coding sequence ATGAATAGTAAAAATACAAAAGCAGGCCTGTACCAGGTACGGGCTAATAAATTGCTGATGCTTACGATTTTCATGCTATTATTCTCGGTGGGGATGTATGCCCAGGGGAAAAAGCTGATTTCGGGTACTGTAAATGATAAAACCGGTATGGGTTTACCAGGTGTTTCGATAATTGAGGTTGGAACCGCAAACAGTGTAGCTACAGATGTAGATGGTAAGTTTGTTATTGAAGCTGCTGTAGGCAGTACACTTGAAATATCGTTTGTAGGTTATGATACACAAACTATAGTAGTAGAGCAAAACACTTCTACGCTAAATGTAACCCTTGAAGAAGGTGCTTTACTGCTAGATGCGGTTGAGGTAGTTTCTGTAGGTTATGGTACCATGAGAAAATCTGACTTAACAGGTGCAATTTCAACTTTAAGCGGGGATGACCTGTTAAAAGGTAACATTACTTCTACATCTAGAGTACTGCAGGGTAAAGTTGCCGGTTTAGCGGTAGTGCAGGATACAGGTGATCCAAGTGCAGGTTCTTCTATAAGATTAAGAGGAGGTACATCACTAACGGCAAGTAACAGCCCGTTAATTGTGGTAGATGGTGTTGCCGGTGTGGATATTGATATCGTTCAGCCTAATGATATAAAATCAGTAGATGTTTTAAAAGATGCTTCGGCAACTGCTATTTATGGTTCAAGAGGTGCTAATGGTGTAATTATCATTACCACTAAGAGCGGCAGAAAAGGTGCATCAATTGTTTACAACGGTTTTACAGGTATAGGAAAGGCAGCTAACAATCTTGACCTTCTTTCAGCAGACCAGTGGAGAGGTTATGTTCGTGATAACAACCTTGCTGATGCGGTTGATTACGGAGGGGATACAAACTGGCAAAAAGAGATTCAGCAGACTGCGGTTTCTCAAAACCACAACTTAAGCATTAGTTCCGGTACAGAAACAAGCGGACTAAAAGCTTCAATCCAGTATTTTGATAACGAAGGCGTTATTAAGAAATCGGGCTTAGAGAGATTAAGTGGTAACATTAATGCTTATCAGTATGCCTTTAATAAGAAACTTAAGTTTGATATTGGTTTAATGGCCAATATAGACAAATGGAATCCGGTTGATTACAGGGTTTTTGAACGTTCATTTAACCTGAACCCAACAATTCCGGTATATGATGAAAACGGTGATTTTACATCTGTAGGTGGTACTCTTTATGAAAACCCGGTTGAAATACTTACTAACCGTACTGCAGACAGCAGAAGACATAGGTTGTTAGGTTATTTTAAAACAGAGGTAGATATATTTAAAGATTTTAAAGCCGTAGTAAACACTTCATTAGAGCACAATGCATTACAGGCAGATCAATACAAGCCTTCTTACGCAGTTCTAGAAGGTAGAACTGAAAACGGTTACGGACAAAAAACTTATGCAGAATACACTACTGCTCAGATAGAAACTTATCTTAACTACAGCAAGCTGTTTGATAAGCATAGCGTTAATGTTATGGCAGGTTATTCTTACCTTGAAAACGTGTATCAGGGCTTTGGTGCTCAGCGTAGCGGATTTGAAACAGATTTATTTGGTTACAACAATTTAGGTGCCGGTTACAGCTACCGTTTAGGTGATGTTTACTCTTATAAAGGAAAATCAAATCTTGTTTCTTTCTTTGGTAGGGCAAACTACTCTTATGATGGTAAATATATGGCTACGGCTACAATCAGAAGAGACGGTTCAAGCCGCTTTGGAGCAAACAACAAATGGGGTGTATTCCCTTCAGCTTCGGTTGCATGGAGAATTTCAGATGAAAACTTTATGAACTGGTCAGATAACTGGTTAGGTAACCTTAAGCTAAGAGTAGGTTATGGTGTAACAGGTAACCAGGATGGTATTGGTGAATACAAATCACTTTCTATACTAGGAGTAGGACAGGATAGTTACTATAACCCGGCTACAGGTACATGGAGCCTTGCTTATTCGCCAACTCAAAACCCTAACCCTGATCTTAAATGGGAACAGACAGGCCAGTTAAATATTGGTCTTGACTTTACATTGTTTAATATCCTTTCAGGTTCATTTGAATATTATTCAAAACAAACAAAAGACCTTCTTTATACGTATCAGGTACCACAGCCACCTTACTTAGTGGGTACTATGCTTGCTAACGTAGGTGAACTTTCTAACAAAGGTGTGGAACTTACATTAAATGCAGATGTTATTAATAAAGATAAGTTTACATGGAGTGTAAACGGTACATTTGCTCACAACAAGCAGGTTATTGAAAAACTTTCAAACCAGACTTATGAAACAGATATTATTTACAGTGGTTCGTTACACGGACTTTCAGGTATGTCTAACCAGTATTCGCAAATTATTGCTGAAGGCTATCCTGTAGGTACTTTTTGGGGTAAAGAATTTCTTGGATTTGATGAAGACGGACAGTTTATCTTAAGCGAAGAGGAGAAAGCTATAGGTGATGTTCAGCCAGACTTTATTATGGGTCTTGGAATGAACTTTACATACGATAAATTTGATTTAGGTATTTCAGGTTACGGTATGTTCGGTCAGGATGTACTTAATGCAACAGCAATGATGCTTAACGATCCTAACAGGCTTCCTGCTTACAATGTACCGGATAGCTATGTAGGTTCTGGTATTAATTCAGCTCCTACCTATTCAAGCTACTGGATAGAAAAGGCTTCTTTCTTCAGATTACAAAATGTAACACTAGGTTATACTATACCATTTGAGAACATTGGTTCTAAACTAAGAGTATATATAATGGGTGAAAACCTTGCTGTGTTTACAAATTATGATGGTACAGACCCTGAAGTAAATCTTACAGGTCTTGCAAATCCGGGTATAGACAGGTTTAATAACTATCCAAGGCCAAGAACTTTTTCAATAGGTCTTAATTTCACACTTGCTGAATAA
- a CDS encoding RagB/SusD family nutrient uptake outer membrane protein, with protein sequence MKIKITALFLTSLFALSCTDLDEDLYDRVKDDNFGTTPSEVEALVGGAYSSLRGFSDGISNSFPGSEYVFFLNAVSSDETVIPTRGTDWFDGGQWQRAQTHTWQTTDGMILSAWRYCYAGIAKVNSIIYQIDKSGLTDEAKTPIYAELRAVRAYYYYMLLDMFGNVPIVTDFEDQNLPSNSTRQEVYDFVESELLDVLPNLKSEIVYSKFTQNVAYSLLARLYLNSEAFVGVARWQDCIDMCQNISGYSLNVDYFGNFATENQTSGEIIFAIPYDHTAGTVGNYMSSMSCHYLHRFTISPTGDYPWSANGMSAEPGVYSSFEEGDVRRNAMVEGEQINLATGSVIIMDSGEPLIYTEDIPDFTNSTQNVGIRLGKYEMKPGETWERDHDLVVIRYSEILMMQAECYVRLGSPGLAQPFVAQVRSRAGVDTPATIDLDFIDKELLREFLFEGRRRTDNIRFGTFFQPGWELGTTESYRAIFPIPETVVNTNANLVQNPGY encoded by the coding sequence ATGAAAATTAAAATAACAGCATTATTCCTTACTTCGCTTTTTGCACTGTCTTGTACAGATCTTGACGAAGATCTGTATGACAGAGTTAAGGATGATAACTTTGGAACTACTCCAAGTGAGGTGGAGGCCCTGGTAGGTGGAGCTTATTCTTCATTACGAGGTTTTAGCGACGGAATTTCAAACTCATTTCCGGGTAGCGAATATGTGTTTTTCCTTAATGCAGTAAGTTCAGACGAAACCGTAATCCCAACAAGAGGTACCGACTGGTTTGATGGCGGGCAATGGCAAAGGGCGCAAACCCACACATGGCAAACTACCGATGGTATGATACTTTCTGCATGGCGTTATTGCTATGCGGGTATCGCTAAAGTAAACTCTATTATTTACCAGATAGACAAATCAGGATTAACCGATGAGGCTAAAACTCCTATCTATGCAGAGTTAAGGGCAGTTAGGGCTTATTATTACTACATGTTATTAGATATGTTTGGTAATGTGCCTATTGTTACTGATTTTGAAGACCAGAATTTACCGTCAAACTCAACACGTCAGGAAGTATATGATTTCGTGGAGTCGGAGCTTTTAGATGTGCTTCCAAACCTTAAATCAGAAATTGTATATTCTAAGTTTACCCAAAATGTAGCTTATTCTTTACTGGCAAGGCTTTATCTAAATTCAGAAGCATTTGTAGGTGTAGCGCGTTGGCAGGATTGTATAGATATGTGCCAGAATATTTCAGGCTATTCTTTAAATGTAGATTACTTTGGAAACTTTGCTACAGAGAATCAGACATCAGGAGAGATAATATTTGCGATTCCTTACGATCATACAGCTGGTACAGTGGGTAACTATATGAGCTCTATGAGCTGTCATTATCTTCACAGGTTTACTATTTCGCCAACCGGAGATTATCCCTGGAGTGCAAATGGTATGTCTGCAGAACCTGGTGTTTACTCAAGCTTTGAAGAAGGCGACGTAAGAAGAAATGCTATGGTTGAAGGAGAGCAGATTAACCTTGCTACAGGATCTGTTATTATTATGGATAGCGGAGAACCGCTTATTTATACTGAAGATATTCCTGATTTTACAAACTCTACTCAAAATGTAGGTATCCGTTTAGGGAAATATGAAATGAAACCGGGTGAGACTTGGGAGAGAGATCACGACCTTGTTGTTATCCGTTATTCAGAAATCCTTATGATGCAGGCAGAATGTTATGTGCGTTTAGGTTCTCCTGGACTTGCACAGCCATTTGTAGCGCAGGTAAGATCTCGTGCAGGTGTTGATACACCGGCCACAATAGATTTAGATTTTATAGATAAAGAACTTTTAAGAGAATTCCTTTTTGAGGGAAGAAGAAGAACCGACAACATCAGGTTTGGTACTTTCTTCCAGCCAGGATGGGAATTGGGGACTACAGAGTCATACAGAGCTATTTTCCCTATACCGGAAACAGTGGTGAATACCAATGCCAATCTGGTACAAAACCCAGGTTACTAA
- a CDS encoding glycoside hydrolase family 71/99-like protein, whose protein sequence is MNRYFTILLIGAVNFGIAFSCGSCSKDDSGSQDTPQEETIDPVAVTKTNATKIYMHYMPWFETKESSGNNQWGYHWTMANKNPDNVDANGHREIASHYYPLIGPYHSGDKDVIENHLLLMKYAGVDGILIDWYGTFDLNDFKALKENSEQIIDMIDEVGLQYAIVYEDRFLNDIVNAGLAPTVTGAAKTDLGYMQSNYFNDDAYIKINNKPLLLNFGPIVLQTPDQWTSAFSNLSTKPTFLTLWNESAEAGSNASGEYAWVYENNANLNNFYVNNLPNLDVAMGSAYPGFHDFYAEGGTSTVIGWTIDHNNGATLDETLSMAQNANLNYLQLITWNDFGEGTMFEPTAEFGYNYIQKVKTFAGVQNTGNVFAEISKLYDLRKEYKGNPDIQKKLDKAFSYFVSMQADKAIALLNEIQ, encoded by the coding sequence ATGAACAGGTATTTTACAATATTATTAATAGGGGCTGTTAATTTTGGTATTGCCTTTAGCTGCGGTAGCTGCAGCAAAGACGATTCAGGATCTCAGGATACTCCGCAGGAGGAAACCATAGACCCTGTAGCAGTAACTAAAACAAATGCTACAAAAATTTACATGCATTATATGCCCTGGTTTGAAACCAAGGAGAGCAGTGGCAATAACCAGTGGGGTTACCACTGGACAATGGCTAACAAAAACCCTGACAATGTTGATGCAAACGGGCACAGGGAAATAGCTTCACATTACTATCCGTTAATCGGGCCTTATCATTCGGGAGATAAAGATGTTATTGAAAACCATTTACTACTGATGAAGTACGCAGGAGTAGATGGTATTTTAATTGACTGGTACGGGACTTTTGATTTAAATGACTTTAAGGCATTAAAAGAAAACTCAGAACAGATTATCGATATGATCGATGAGGTTGGGCTACAGTATGCCATTGTGTATGAAGACAGGTTTTTAAATGATATTGTGAATGCAGGTTTGGCACCTACCGTAACCGGAGCTGCCAAAACAGATTTGGGCTATATGCAAAGCAATTATTTTAATGATGATGCTTATATCAAAATAAATAATAAGCCTTTGCTTTTAAACTTTGGCCCTATAGTACTGCAAACGCCGGATCAATGGACCAGTGCTTTCAGTAACCTGAGTACAAAACCTACTTTCCTTACCTTATGGAATGAATCGGCAGAGGCTGGTTCAAATGCTTCGGGTGAGTATGCATGGGTGTATGAGAACAATGCAAACCTTAATAATTTTTATGTAAATAACCTTCCTAACCTGGATGTGGCTATGGGTAGTGCTTATCCCGGATTTCATGATTTTTATGCAGAAGGTGGTACTTCTACAGTTATTGGCTGGACTATAGATCATAATAACGGGGCTACGCTTGATGAGACATTAAGTATGGCACAAAACGCTAATCTTAATTACCTGCAGCTTATAACATGGAATGACTTTGGGGAAGGCACCATGTTTGAGCCAACAGCAGAGTTTGGCTACAACTACATTCAAAAAGTAAAAACATTTGCAGGGGTGCAAAACACAGGAAATGTTTTTGCTGAAATAAGTAAACTTTACGATTTAAGAAAAGAATATAAAGGCAATCCTGATATTCAGAAAAAGCTTGATAAAGCATTCAGTTATTTTGTTTCAATGCAAGCCGATAAAGCGATAGCGCTATTAAACGAAATCCAGTAA
- a CDS encoding glycoside hydrolase family 97 protein: protein MKNKLYRLCLTAVASVLVFSCGTEEKVYTIASPGNNNELVFKLTEAGQPEYSFSFNGKKVIEPSLMGFEFQDTDKMTEGFEVVNTEQNTVKQSWEQPWGEFKTVEDNHNELIVHLKESKGAGRLMDIVFRVFDDGVGFRYSFPKQPNLDKVKISNEVTQFTFPFDNDVWWIPVHRENSYYESFYRKTPMSKTDTINTPATFETRDSLFVAVHEANLTDFASMTLLKTEGNTYKSDLVPWADGVKVYAQTPFVTPWRTVMVGNKAGDLATSTLTLNLNEPCKIEDTSWITPTKYVGIWWGMHLDKYTWGQGEKHGATTENTKKYIDFASANGFDGVLVEGWNEGWDGDWTADGTAFSFVKPYPDFDLEEITRYAAEKNVRLIGHHETAGAASHYESQLEDAYNLYNKVGVNSVKTGYVNKYLDKKEWHDGQYGVRHYRKVIETAAKHHIMIDNHEPVKGTGLWRTYPNLMAQEGARGQEYNAWSADGGNTPEHTTIMPFTRLLAGPFDFTPGNFDFEYETPNKAMVQTTVAKQLALYVVIFSPLQMASDLPENYEGKPAFQFIKDVPCNWEETKVLDSKIGEYVTIARKDRNSDSWYLGSITNSDARELNIPLDFLEKGTAYEAEIYADGEGANYKTNPYPVVIEKKTVNSTMTLDLKLAPGGGTAIRITPLKINR from the coding sequence ATGAAAAATAAATTATACAGGTTGTGCCTTACAGCTGTTGCTTCGGTATTGGTTTTTTCCTGTGGTACAGAAGAAAAAGTATATACAATAGCATCACCGGGTAACAACAATGAGTTGGTTTTTAAACTGACTGAAGCAGGACAGCCTGAGTATAGTTTTTCCTTTAACGGGAAAAAAGTGATTGAGCCTTCTTTAATGGGGTTTGAATTTCAGGATACAGATAAAATGACCGAAGGTTTTGAGGTAGTAAATACCGAACAAAACACGGTAAAACAATCATGGGAACAGCCTTGGGGTGAATTTAAAACAGTTGAAGATAACCATAACGAGCTTATTGTTCATCTAAAGGAATCTAAAGGGGCAGGCCGTTTAATGGATATTGTTTTCAGGGTTTTTGATGATGGGGTAGGTTTTAGGTATTCGTTCCCTAAACAGCCTAATCTTGACAAGGTTAAGATTTCTAACGAGGTTACACAATTTACTTTCCCTTTTGATAATGACGTGTGGTGGATTCCTGTTCACAGGGAGAACAGCTACTATGAGAGTTTTTACCGTAAAACTCCTATGAGTAAGACAGATACCATAAACACGCCGGCTACTTTTGAAACCAGAGACAGCCTGTTCGTTGCTGTACACGAGGCTAATTTAACAGACTTTGCATCCATGACGCTGTTAAAGACTGAAGGTAATACTTACAAGAGTGACTTGGTTCCATGGGCCGATGGGGTTAAGGTATATGCGCAAACTCCTTTTGTAACGCCATGGAGAACCGTTATGGTAGGTAATAAAGCGGGAGATCTGGCTACGTCTACATTAACTCTAAACCTTAATGAACCGTGTAAGATTGAAGACACTTCATGGATTACACCTACCAAGTATGTTGGTATATGGTGGGGCATGCATCTTGATAAATATACATGGGGACAGGGTGAAAAACATGGTGCTACAACAGAAAATACCAAAAAGTATATAGACTTTGCCTCAGCAAACGGTTTTGACGGTGTGCTTGTGGAAGGATGGAATGAAGGATGGGACGGAGACTGGACTGCAGATGGTACTGCATTTAGCTTTGTAAAGCCTTATCCTGATTTTGATTTAGAAGAGATAACAAGGTATGCCGCAGAGAAGAATGTGAGGCTTATAGGCCATCATGAAACTGCCGGGGCAGCAAGTCACTATGAAAGTCAGCTTGAAGATGCTTACAACCTGTATAATAAAGTGGGTGTAAATTCGGTTAAAACCGGATATGTAAATAAATATCTGGATAAGAAAGAATGGCATGACGGACAGTATGGTGTTCGCCACTATAGAAAAGTAATAGAAACAGCTGCCAAGCACCATATAATGATAGATAACCATGAGCCTGTAAAGGGTACAGGGTTATGGCGTACCTATCCAAACCTTATGGCTCAGGAAGGAGCAAGAGGGCAGGAATATAATGCATGGTCGGCAGATGGAGGTAATACTCCTGAACATACTACAATTATGCCTTTTACCAGATTGCTTGCCGGTCCGTTTGACTTTACACCGGGTAATTTTGATTTTGAATATGAAACCCCTAATAAGGCTATGGTACAAACTACTGTAGCTAAACAGCTGGCATTGTATGTGGTTATTTTCAGTCCGCTGCAAATGGCTTCAGACCTGCCTGAGAATTATGAAGGCAAGCCTGCTTTCCAGTTTATAAAGGATGTGCCGTGTAACTGGGAGGAGACTAAAGTGCTTGATTCTAAAATAGGGGAGTATGTAACTATTGCACGTAAAGACAGAAACAGTGACAGCTGGTATTTAGGCTCAATAACCAATAGCGATGCCAGAGAGCTTAATATTCCGTTAGATTTCCTTGAAAAAGGTACGGCTTATGAGGCAGAAATCTATGCCGATGGCGAAGGGGCAAATTACAAGACAAACCCGTATCCGGTAGTTATAGAAAAGAAAACGGTTAACAGTACCATGACATTAGACCTGAAACTTGCTCCGGGAGGAGGTACTGCAATAAGAATAACACCATTAAAGATAAACAGGTAG
- a CDS encoding 5'-methylthioadenosine/S-adenosylhomocysteine nucleosidase family protein: MSVTNYPNLTTEAGLLENPLYVFALESEATHEFADVNPLFVGIGKLNAMYNLMKRIHEEKPSIIINLGSAGSTSHKRGEVVCCTGFVQRDMDVTALGFEKYQTPFSIHKPILEYGISIDNLPHGICGTGDSFVMDHNTEDYNVIDMEAYPLALIAKQESIPFLCLKYISDGADGTAATDWPEMVKLAGSALKKTITSIL; this comes from the coding sequence ATGTCTGTCACAAATTACCCTAATTTAACTACCGAAGCAGGATTACTGGAAAACCCACTATATGTTTTTGCTTTAGAGTCGGAAGCAACTCATGAGTTTGCAGATGTAAATCCTCTTTTTGTAGGCATTGGTAAGCTTAATGCCATGTACAACCTTATGAAACGCATTCATGAGGAAAAACCGAGCATTATAATAAACTTAGGATCGGCGGGAAGCACTTCCCATAAACGCGGCGAAGTGGTTTGCTGTACCGGATTTGTACAACGGGATATGGATGTTACCGCCTTAGGCTTTGAAAAGTACCAAACCCCCTTTTCAATACATAAACCGATATTGGAATACGGCATCAGTATTGATAATTTACCTCACGGAATTTGCGGTACCGGTGATAGTTTTGTAATGGATCATAATACCGAAGATTACAATGTAATTGACATGGAAGCTTATCCGCTAGCCCTTATAGCTAAACAGGAAAGCATACCTTTCCTTTGCCTAAAATATATATCTGACGGTGCTGACGGCACAGCTGCAACAGACTGGCCGGAGATGGTTAAACTGGCAGGCAGTGCCTTAAAAAAGACTATTACTTCTATACTATAA
- a CDS encoding SDR family NAD(P)-dependent oxidoreductase produces MDTVNKIALVTGGSRGLGRNMAVSLAKKGIDVILTYHSNKQQADEVVEEIKAIGQKAIAYQLNTADTKSFDPFLKQVTEHLKENTGSTNFDFLINNAGTALYSPFAETTEEQVDDIFNIHYKGVFFLTQKSLPYLNNGGRIINISSGLARFSFPGSSAYGSMKGAIEVLTRYLAKELGPRGIAANIVAPGAIETDFGGGHVRDNKEVNDQVASVTALGRVGLPEDIGGVVAFLCSEEGRWINGQRIEVSGGMML; encoded by the coding sequence ATGGATACAGTAAACAAAATAGCTTTAGTTACAGGTGGAAGCCGCGGGTTAGGAAGAAATATGGCAGTTAGCCTTGCAAAAAAAGGAATTGATGTTATACTTACTTACCACAGCAACAAACAACAGGCCGATGAAGTGGTAGAAGAGATTAAAGCGATTGGACAAAAAGCAATTGCCTATCAGTTAAACACTGCCGACACAAAAAGCTTTGACCCTTTCTTAAAACAGGTTACAGAACACCTTAAGGAAAATACAGGAAGTACTAATTTCGATTTCCTTATAAACAATGCGGGCACAGCACTTTATTCTCCTTTTGCAGAAACTACCGAAGAACAGGTAGACGACATCTTTAATATTCACTACAAAGGTGTTTTCTTCCTTACGCAAAAATCGCTACCATATCTTAATAATGGCGGACGCATTATAAATATCTCATCAGGTTTGGCACGTTTTTCTTTCCCAGGTTCATCTGCCTACGGATCTATGAAAGGTGCGATAGAAGTACTTACAAGGTATTTAGCTAAAGAATTAGGTCCACGCGGTATTGCAGCAAACATTGTTGCCCCTGGAGCTATAGAAACCGATTTTGGTGGCGGACACGTAAGAGACAACAAAGAAGTTAACGATCAGGTTGCAAGCGTAACGGCTTTAGGCCGTGTAGGCTTACCGGAAGATATCGGCGGAGTGGTTGCGTTCCTATGTTCTGAAGAAGGGCGTTGGATAAACGGACAGCGTATTGAAGTATCTGGTGGTATGATGCTTTAA
- a CDS encoding helix-turn-helix domain-containing protein, which translates to MKNINNTSLEEFYREAANFTGRDITTLLPLGVSKEVGHFNVFDISETIKEVKKKNVMPYNRRSYYKISLIRGKNRAEYADKVINIEKNALLFATPKVPYHWYPLDENQGGLFCVFTDEFLIKNKSGIVLDELPIFKSGGYPVFEIDDEKADEIELVLRKMQKEIASDYEFKYDLLRNYLIELIHYGQKLQPATVLRSEQNASGRIIALFIELLERQFPIESPNQKLQLRTAKEYAERLAIHVNHLNKVLKESTGKTTTDIITGRILQEAKILLKQTDWNVSEIADSLGFEEVAHFSNFFKKQTTLAPLSFRS; encoded by the coding sequence ATGAAAAACATCAACAATACCTCACTGGAAGAATTTTACAGAGAAGCCGCAAACTTTACTGGAAGGGATATTACCACCCTTTTACCTCTCGGAGTAAGTAAGGAAGTAGGCCATTTTAATGTGTTTGATATTTCGGAAACGATAAAGGAAGTAAAGAAAAAAAATGTGATGCCTTATAACAGAAGGTCTTATTACAAAATAAGCCTGATAAGGGGTAAAAACCGCGCCGAGTATGCCGATAAGGTAATTAACATAGAAAAAAACGCACTGTTGTTTGCCACACCAAAAGTACCCTATCACTGGTATCCGCTGGATGAAAATCAGGGAGGGTTATTTTGTGTATTTACCGATGAGTTCCTTATTAAAAACAAAAGCGGCATAGTACTGGACGAACTGCCAATCTTTAAATCGGGAGGATACCCTGTTTTTGAAATTGATGATGAGAAGGCCGATGAAATTGAACTTGTTTTAAGGAAGATGCAAAAAGAAATTGCTTCCGACTATGAATTTAAGTACGATTTGCTTCGCAATTACCTAATAGAACTTATTCATTACGGGCAAAAGCTTCAGCCTGCCACTGTATTGCGTTCTGAACAAAATGCTTCGGGCCGAATCATAGCACTTTTTATAGAACTGCTGGAACGCCAGTTCCCTATAGAATCCCCTAACCAAAAACTACAGCTACGCACTGCAAAAGAATATGCCGAAAGGCTTGCCATTCATGTAAACCACCTCAACAAGGTATTAAAAGAAAGTACGGGTAAAACCACTACCGATATTATAACCGGACGCATTTTACAGGAGGCAAAAATACTTTTAAAACAAACCGACTGGAATGTATCTGAAATTGCTGATAGCCTGGGCTTTGAGGAAGTAGCACATTTTTCTAACTTCTTTAAAAAACAGACAACGTTGGCTCCGCTTTCTTTCCGTTCCTGA
- a CDS encoding M949_RS01915 family surface polysaccharide biosynthesis protein has protein sequence MINEKALPKGVLFEGKFLDAVRWTDSIGDNIVIRTQTGIHINKKFDHENDGRDAEIFAYHYLVEKGNVKLLWKVYDFIKDCPVDVEAEFFKDTFPVTDLDNDGIAEVWLMYKKVCHGDVSPCDMKIIMYEDRQKYAMRGENKVFGGTDEKGKKHYIGGDYTFDSAFDEGPVVFLGYAKQLWQKKYNAEMGLNTYTLYFILHLA, from the coding sequence TTGATTAATGAAAAAGCATTGCCCAAAGGTGTTTTGTTTGAAGGGAAATTTCTTGATGCTGTTAGGTGGACAGACAGTATAGGAGATAATATTGTTATACGAACACAAACCGGAATACACATCAATAAAAAGTTTGATCATGAAAATGATGGCAGAGATGCTGAGATTTTTGCATATCATTATCTGGTTGAAAAAGGTAATGTAAAATTACTATGGAAGGTTTATGATTTTATAAAAGACTGCCCTGTGGATGTTGAAGCAGAGTTTTTTAAAGATACTTTTCCTGTAACCGATCTTGATAATGATGGTATAGCTGAGGTATGGTTAATGTATAAGAAAGTTTGTCATGGAGATGTGAGTCCTTGTGATATGAAAATAATAATGTATGAAGACAGGCAAAAATATGCAATGCGGGGAGAGAATAAGGTTTTTGGAGGGACAGATGAAAAAGGTAAAAAGCATTACATAGGGGGAGATTATACCTTTGATTCTGCATTTGATGAAGGTCCTGTGGTGTTTTTAGGTTACGCTAAGCAATTATGGCAAAAAAAATATAATGCAGAAATGGGATTAAATACATATACTCTTTACTTTATTCTTCATCTCGCTTAG